A single genomic interval of Oryzias latipes chromosome 3, ASM223467v1 harbors:
- the LOC101169674 gene encoding SKI family transcriptional corepressor 1 homolog-B-like isoform X3: MESMPGHLRDAGRDASSSPSLKQDAQGFSSPSSLKPNQVSETSLYGVPIVSLVIDGKERLCLAQISNTLLKNYSYNEIHNRRVALGITCVQCTPVQLELLRRAGAMPISSRRCGMITKREAERLCKSFLGAHSPPKLPENFAFDVSHECAWGCRGSFIPARYNSSRAKCIKCTFCSMYFSPNKFIFHSHRTPESKYLQPDAANFNSWRRHLKLTEKVPSEDINHAWEDVKAMFNGGSRKRTLPMNGGSGMSSPLKSQASSSLAQSSSPEIPHKTLRGDQEQGSSNLSLGSGARSYPVIPVPSKSFGMLQKIPPPLFPHHPYGFPSYGFCQKKSDGVPDAAKTSVPSVFWPGAKDTLYPAFPMFWPAAGGLPMPPYPGSPPKPHLELPGVRQGELDPSDQSSANTPKDLNQHPLHHQRDGEERSPGSSSARNEEGRSGDEASQRKISYISAFRPVVKDVETIAKLYGSRDGYGARPGYLSSDCISESSSYRSISPDRDSVVDDDDEADVDVESNRSPDDEDPIQISPGVEPRDSPAADRISYSAEESYEPPDAPSPGAAAASPEDPVPTRSPDGNRQARNGSPPHEVNKKDSHVISSYGSKQSNSPRRPSAVHLHISEFQNQRNAASIQEPKDRQGGALRIDISVRERDLESMAKEELQKQLVEQVELRKKLEREFQHLKDNFQDQMKRELSYREEMVQQLQIVREAHDALHHFSCKMLTPRQCTGACSFKSPLLPP, encoded by the exons ATGGAGTCGATGCCCGGACATCTTCGAGACGCTGGACGAGACGCCAGCTCCTCCCCGAGTTTAAAGCAGGACGCACAGGGTTTTTCCAGCCCCAGCTCCCTTAAACCAAACCAAGTGAGTGAGACCTCCCTGTACGGCGTGCCCATCGTTTCCCTGGTCATCGACGGTAAGGAGAGGCTGTGTCTGGCCCAGATTTCTAACACGCTGCTGAAAAACTACAGCTACAACGAGATCCACAACCGCCGCGTTGCCCTGGGCATCACCTGCGTGCAGTGCACCCCCGTCCAGCTGGAGCTCCTGCGGCGCGCGGGGGCCATGCCCATCTCATCCCGGCGCTGCGGCATGATCACCAAGCGAGAGGCCGAGAGACTCTGCAAGTCCTTCCTGGGAGCGCACAGCCCCCCGAAACTACCGGAAAATTTTGCATTTGATGTCTCTCACGAGTGCGCGTGGGGCTGCAGAGGAAGTTTCATTCCGGCCAGATACAACAGCTCCAGAGCGAAGTGCATCAAGTGCACCTTTTGCAGCATGTATTTCTCTCCAAATAAATTCATCTTTCATTCTCATCGCACTCCAGAGTCCAAGTATCTGCAACCGGACGCGGCCAACTTCAACTCATGGAGGCGTCACCTGAAACTGACGGAGAAAGTCCCATCCGAGGATATTAATCACGCGTGGGAGGATGTAAAGGCCATGTTCAATGGGGGCAGCAGAAAGAGGACTTTACCCATGAACGGGGGGTCGGGGATGTCCTCCCCTCTGAAGTCCCAGGCCTCTTCCAGCCTGGCGCAAAGCAGCTCTCCCGAGATCCCCCACAAAACTTTACGGGGCGACCAGGAGCAGGGGAGCAGCAACTTAAGTTTGGGGAGCGGCGCGCGGAGCTATCCAGTTATCCCAGTCCCGAGCAAAAGCTTTGGCATGCTCCAGAAAATCCCCCCTCCCCTGTTCCCCCACCATCCATATGGATTCCCCAGCTATGGGTTCTGTCAGAAAAAGAGCGACGGGGTGCCGGATGCGGCCAAAACCAGCGTCCCCAGCGTCTTCTGGCCGGGCGCGAAGGACACCCTTTACCCAGCTTTTCCCATGTTCTGGCCCGCTGCAGGCGGCCTCCCCATGCCGCCCTACCCGGGCTCTCCTCCCAAACCTCACCTGGAGCTGCCAGGCGTCCGGCAGGGCGAGCTGGACCCGTCAGACCAAAGTAGCGCAAACACACCCAAAGACCTGAACCAGCACCCTCTCCATCATCAGCGGGACGGGGAGGAGCGCAGTCCCGGTTCCTCTTCCGCCAGGAATGAAGAGGGCAGGTCCGGGGACGAGGCCTCCCAGCGGAAAATCAGCTACATCTCTGCGTTCAGGCCCGTCGTCAAGGACGTGGAGACAATCGCCAAACTCTACGGCAGCCGGGACGGCTACGGCGCGCGTCCCGGCTACTTGTCCTCGGACTGCATCAGCGAGAGCTCCAGCTACAGATCGATATCTCCGGACAGGGACAGCGTGGTGGACGACGACGACGAGGCGGACGTGGACGTGGAGTCCAACCGCAGTCCGGACGATGAAGATCCGATCCAGATCTCGCCCGGCGTGGAGCCCCGTGACTCCCCCGCGGCAGACCGGATCTCCTACAGCGCGGAGGAGAGTTATGAGCCGCCAGATGCTCCGAGCCCGGGGGCAGCCGCAGCATCACCGGAGGACCCTGTTCCCACCAGGTCACCAGACGGGAACAGACAGGCGCGCAACGGCTCCCCACCTCATGAA GTGAATAAAAAGGACAGTCACGTGATTTCTTCTTATGGGTCCAAACAATCAAACAGCCCCCGCAGACCCAGCG CTGTTCATCTTCACATATCTGAATTCCAAAATCAGCGCAACGCAGCCTCCATTCAGGAGCCAAAGGACAGACAag GAGGAGCTTTGCGCATCGATATCAGCGTGCGTGAAAGAGATTTGGAGAGCATGGCGAAAG aggagctgcagaagcAGCTGGTGGAGCAGGTGGAGCTCAGGAAGAAGTTGGAGAGGGAATTTCAGCATTTAAAAG ATAATTTTCAGGATCAAATGAAGCGTGAGCTGTCCTACAGAGAGGAGATggtccagcagctgcagattgTTCGAG AAGCTCACGACGCCCTTCACCATTTTTCCTGCAAGATGCTCACCCCTCGTCAGTGCACCGGAGCCTGCAGCTTCAAATCCCCGCTGCTGCCTCCATAA
- the LOC101169674 gene encoding SKI family transcriptional corepressor 1 homolog-B-like isoform X1: MESMPGHLRDAGRDASSSPSLKQDAQGFSSPSSLKPNQVSETSLYGVPIVSLVIDGKERLCLAQISNTLLKNYSYNEIHNRRVALGITCVQCTPVQLELLRRAGAMPISSRRCGMITKREAERLCKSFLGAHSPPKLPENFAFDVSHECAWGCRGSFIPARYNSSRAKCIKCTFCSMYFSPNKFIFHSHRTPESKYLQPDAANFNSWRRHLKLTEKVPSEDINHAWEDVKAMFNGGSRKRTLPMNGGSGMSSPLKSQASSSLAQSSSPEIPHKTLRGDQEQGSSNLSLGSGARSYPVIPVPSKSFGMLQKIPPPLFPHHPYGFPSYGFCQKKSDGVPDAAKTSVPSVFWPGAKDTLYPAFPMFWPAAGGLPMPPYPGSPPKPHLELPGVRQGELDPSDQSSANTPKDLNQHPLHHQRDGEERSPGSSSARNEEGRSGDEASQRKISYISAFRPVVKDVETIAKLYGSRDGYGARPGYLSSDCISESSSYRSISPDRDSVVDDDDEADVDVESNRSPDDEDPIQISPGVEPRDSPAADRISYSAEESYEPPDAPSPGAAAASPEDPVPTRSPDGNRQARNGSPPHEVNKKDSHVISSYGSKQSNSPRRPSAVHLHISEFQNQRNAASIQEPKDRQGGALRIDISVRERDLESMAKEELQKQLVEQVELRKKLEREFQHLKGMGKNNFQDQMKRELSYREEMVQQLQIVREAHDALHHFSCKMLTPRQCTGACSFKSPLLPP, from the exons ATGGAGTCGATGCCCGGACATCTTCGAGACGCTGGACGAGACGCCAGCTCCTCCCCGAGTTTAAAGCAGGACGCACAGGGTTTTTCCAGCCCCAGCTCCCTTAAACCAAACCAAGTGAGTGAGACCTCCCTGTACGGCGTGCCCATCGTTTCCCTGGTCATCGACGGTAAGGAGAGGCTGTGTCTGGCCCAGATTTCTAACACGCTGCTGAAAAACTACAGCTACAACGAGATCCACAACCGCCGCGTTGCCCTGGGCATCACCTGCGTGCAGTGCACCCCCGTCCAGCTGGAGCTCCTGCGGCGCGCGGGGGCCATGCCCATCTCATCCCGGCGCTGCGGCATGATCACCAAGCGAGAGGCCGAGAGACTCTGCAAGTCCTTCCTGGGAGCGCACAGCCCCCCGAAACTACCGGAAAATTTTGCATTTGATGTCTCTCACGAGTGCGCGTGGGGCTGCAGAGGAAGTTTCATTCCGGCCAGATACAACAGCTCCAGAGCGAAGTGCATCAAGTGCACCTTTTGCAGCATGTATTTCTCTCCAAATAAATTCATCTTTCATTCTCATCGCACTCCAGAGTCCAAGTATCTGCAACCGGACGCGGCCAACTTCAACTCATGGAGGCGTCACCTGAAACTGACGGAGAAAGTCCCATCCGAGGATATTAATCACGCGTGGGAGGATGTAAAGGCCATGTTCAATGGGGGCAGCAGAAAGAGGACTTTACCCATGAACGGGGGGTCGGGGATGTCCTCCCCTCTGAAGTCCCAGGCCTCTTCCAGCCTGGCGCAAAGCAGCTCTCCCGAGATCCCCCACAAAACTTTACGGGGCGACCAGGAGCAGGGGAGCAGCAACTTAAGTTTGGGGAGCGGCGCGCGGAGCTATCCAGTTATCCCAGTCCCGAGCAAAAGCTTTGGCATGCTCCAGAAAATCCCCCCTCCCCTGTTCCCCCACCATCCATATGGATTCCCCAGCTATGGGTTCTGTCAGAAAAAGAGCGACGGGGTGCCGGATGCGGCCAAAACCAGCGTCCCCAGCGTCTTCTGGCCGGGCGCGAAGGACACCCTTTACCCAGCTTTTCCCATGTTCTGGCCCGCTGCAGGCGGCCTCCCCATGCCGCCCTACCCGGGCTCTCCTCCCAAACCTCACCTGGAGCTGCCAGGCGTCCGGCAGGGCGAGCTGGACCCGTCAGACCAAAGTAGCGCAAACACACCCAAAGACCTGAACCAGCACCCTCTCCATCATCAGCGGGACGGGGAGGAGCGCAGTCCCGGTTCCTCTTCCGCCAGGAATGAAGAGGGCAGGTCCGGGGACGAGGCCTCCCAGCGGAAAATCAGCTACATCTCTGCGTTCAGGCCCGTCGTCAAGGACGTGGAGACAATCGCCAAACTCTACGGCAGCCGGGACGGCTACGGCGCGCGTCCCGGCTACTTGTCCTCGGACTGCATCAGCGAGAGCTCCAGCTACAGATCGATATCTCCGGACAGGGACAGCGTGGTGGACGACGACGACGAGGCGGACGTGGACGTGGAGTCCAACCGCAGTCCGGACGATGAAGATCCGATCCAGATCTCGCCCGGCGTGGAGCCCCGTGACTCCCCCGCGGCAGACCGGATCTCCTACAGCGCGGAGGAGAGTTATGAGCCGCCAGATGCTCCGAGCCCGGGGGCAGCCGCAGCATCACCGGAGGACCCTGTTCCCACCAGGTCACCAGACGGGAACAGACAGGCGCGCAACGGCTCCCCACCTCATGAA GTGAATAAAAAGGACAGTCACGTGATTTCTTCTTATGGGTCCAAACAATCAAACAGCCCCCGCAGACCCAGCG CTGTTCATCTTCACATATCTGAATTCCAAAATCAGCGCAACGCAGCCTCCATTCAGGAGCCAAAGGACAGACAag GAGGAGCTTTGCGCATCGATATCAGCGTGCGTGAAAGAGATTTGGAGAGCATGGCGAAAG aggagctgcagaagcAGCTGGTGGAGCAGGTGGAGCTCAGGAAGAAGTTGGAGAGGGAATTTCAGCATTTAAAAGGTATGGGAAAAA ATAATTTTCAGGATCAAATGAAGCGTGAGCTGTCCTACAGAGAGGAGATggtccagcagctgcagattgTTCGAG AAGCTCACGACGCCCTTCACCATTTTTCCTGCAAGATGCTCACCCCTCGTCAGTGCACCGGAGCCTGCAGCTTCAAATCCCCGCTGCTGCCTCCATAA
- the LOC101169674 gene encoding SKI family transcriptional corepressor 1 homolog-B-like isoform X4, which produces MESMPGHLRDAGRDASSSPSLKQDAQGFSSPSSLKPNQVSETSLYGVPIVSLVIDGKERLCLAQISNTLLKNYSYNEIHNRRVALGITCVQCTPVQLELLRRAGAMPISSRRCGMITKREAERLCKSFLGAHSPPKLPENFAFDVSHECAWGCRGSFIPARYNSSRAKCIKCTFCSMYFSPNKFIFHSHRTPESKYLQPDAANFNSWRRHLKLTEKVPSEDINHAWEDVKAMFNGGSRKRTLPMNGGSGMSSPLKSQASSSLAQSSSPEIPHKTLRGDQEQGSSNLSLGSGARSYPVIPVPSKSFGMLQKIPPPLFPHHPYGFPSYGFCQKKSDGVPDAAKTSVPSVFWPGAKDTLYPAFPMFWPAAGGLPMPPYPGSPPKPHLELPGVRQGELDPSDQSSANTPKDLNQHPLHHQRDGEERSPGSSSARNEEGRSGDEASQRKISYISAFRPVVKDVETIAKLYGSRDGYGARPGYLSSDCISESSSYRSISPDRDSVVDDDDEADVDVESNRSPDDEDPIQISPGVEPRDSPAADRISYSAEESYEPPDAPSPGAAAASPEDPVPTRSPDGNRQARNGSPPHEVNKKDSHVISSYGSKQSNSPRRPSAVHLHISEFQNQRNAASIQEPKDRQGGALRIDISVRERDLESMAKEELQKQLVEQVELRKKLEREFQHLKDNFQDQMKRELSYREEMVQQLQIVRAHDALHHFSCKMLTPRQCTGACSFKSPLLPP; this is translated from the exons ATGGAGTCGATGCCCGGACATCTTCGAGACGCTGGACGAGACGCCAGCTCCTCCCCGAGTTTAAAGCAGGACGCACAGGGTTTTTCCAGCCCCAGCTCCCTTAAACCAAACCAAGTGAGTGAGACCTCCCTGTACGGCGTGCCCATCGTTTCCCTGGTCATCGACGGTAAGGAGAGGCTGTGTCTGGCCCAGATTTCTAACACGCTGCTGAAAAACTACAGCTACAACGAGATCCACAACCGCCGCGTTGCCCTGGGCATCACCTGCGTGCAGTGCACCCCCGTCCAGCTGGAGCTCCTGCGGCGCGCGGGGGCCATGCCCATCTCATCCCGGCGCTGCGGCATGATCACCAAGCGAGAGGCCGAGAGACTCTGCAAGTCCTTCCTGGGAGCGCACAGCCCCCCGAAACTACCGGAAAATTTTGCATTTGATGTCTCTCACGAGTGCGCGTGGGGCTGCAGAGGAAGTTTCATTCCGGCCAGATACAACAGCTCCAGAGCGAAGTGCATCAAGTGCACCTTTTGCAGCATGTATTTCTCTCCAAATAAATTCATCTTTCATTCTCATCGCACTCCAGAGTCCAAGTATCTGCAACCGGACGCGGCCAACTTCAACTCATGGAGGCGTCACCTGAAACTGACGGAGAAAGTCCCATCCGAGGATATTAATCACGCGTGGGAGGATGTAAAGGCCATGTTCAATGGGGGCAGCAGAAAGAGGACTTTACCCATGAACGGGGGGTCGGGGATGTCCTCCCCTCTGAAGTCCCAGGCCTCTTCCAGCCTGGCGCAAAGCAGCTCTCCCGAGATCCCCCACAAAACTTTACGGGGCGACCAGGAGCAGGGGAGCAGCAACTTAAGTTTGGGGAGCGGCGCGCGGAGCTATCCAGTTATCCCAGTCCCGAGCAAAAGCTTTGGCATGCTCCAGAAAATCCCCCCTCCCCTGTTCCCCCACCATCCATATGGATTCCCCAGCTATGGGTTCTGTCAGAAAAAGAGCGACGGGGTGCCGGATGCGGCCAAAACCAGCGTCCCCAGCGTCTTCTGGCCGGGCGCGAAGGACACCCTTTACCCAGCTTTTCCCATGTTCTGGCCCGCTGCAGGCGGCCTCCCCATGCCGCCCTACCCGGGCTCTCCTCCCAAACCTCACCTGGAGCTGCCAGGCGTCCGGCAGGGCGAGCTGGACCCGTCAGACCAAAGTAGCGCAAACACACCCAAAGACCTGAACCAGCACCCTCTCCATCATCAGCGGGACGGGGAGGAGCGCAGTCCCGGTTCCTCTTCCGCCAGGAATGAAGAGGGCAGGTCCGGGGACGAGGCCTCCCAGCGGAAAATCAGCTACATCTCTGCGTTCAGGCCCGTCGTCAAGGACGTGGAGACAATCGCCAAACTCTACGGCAGCCGGGACGGCTACGGCGCGCGTCCCGGCTACTTGTCCTCGGACTGCATCAGCGAGAGCTCCAGCTACAGATCGATATCTCCGGACAGGGACAGCGTGGTGGACGACGACGACGAGGCGGACGTGGACGTGGAGTCCAACCGCAGTCCGGACGATGAAGATCCGATCCAGATCTCGCCCGGCGTGGAGCCCCGTGACTCCCCCGCGGCAGACCGGATCTCCTACAGCGCGGAGGAGAGTTATGAGCCGCCAGATGCTCCGAGCCCGGGGGCAGCCGCAGCATCACCGGAGGACCCTGTTCCCACCAGGTCACCAGACGGGAACAGACAGGCGCGCAACGGCTCCCCACCTCATGAA GTGAATAAAAAGGACAGTCACGTGATTTCTTCTTATGGGTCCAAACAATCAAACAGCCCCCGCAGACCCAGCG CTGTTCATCTTCACATATCTGAATTCCAAAATCAGCGCAACGCAGCCTCCATTCAGGAGCCAAAGGACAGACAag GAGGAGCTTTGCGCATCGATATCAGCGTGCGTGAAAGAGATTTGGAGAGCATGGCGAAAG aggagctgcagaagcAGCTGGTGGAGCAGGTGGAGCTCAGGAAGAAGTTGGAGAGGGAATTTCAGCATTTAAAAG ATAATTTTCAGGATCAAATGAAGCGTGAGCTGTCCTACAGAGAGGAGATggtccagcagctgcagattgTTCGAG CTCACGACGCCCTTCACCATTTTTCCTGCAAGATGCTCACCCCTCGTCAGTGCACCGGAGCCTGCAGCTTCAAATCCCCGCTGCTGCCTCCATAA
- the LOC101169674 gene encoding SKI family transcriptional corepressor 1 homolog-B-like isoform X2 yields MESMPGHLRDAGRDASSSPSLKQDAQGFSSPSSLKPNQVSETSLYGVPIVSLVIDGKERLCLAQISNTLLKNYSYNEIHNRRVALGITCVQCTPVQLELLRRAGAMPISSRRCGMITKREAERLCKSFLGAHSPPKLPENFAFDVSHECAWGCRGSFIPARYNSSRAKCIKCTFCSMYFSPNKFIFHSHRTPESKYLQPDAANFNSWRRHLKLTEKVPSEDINHAWEDVKAMFNGGSRKRTLPMNGGSGMSSPLKSQASSSLAQSSSPEIPHKTLRGDQEQGSSNLSLGSGARSYPVIPVPSKSFGMLQKIPPPLFPHHPYGFPSYGFCQKKSDGVPDAAKTSVPSVFWPGAKDTLYPAFPMFWPAAGGLPMPPYPGSPPKPHLELPGVRQGELDPSDQSSANTPKDLNQHPLHHQRDGEERSPGSSSARNEEGRSGDEASQRKISYISAFRPVVKDVETIAKLYGSRDGYGARPGYLSSDCISESSSYRSISPDRDSVVDDDDEADVDVESNRSPDDEDPIQISPGVEPRDSPAADRISYSAEESYEPPDAPSPGAAAASPEDPVPTRSPDGNRQARNGSPPHEVNKKDSHVISSYGSKQSNSPRRPSAVHLHISEFQNQRNAASIQEPKDRQGGALRIDISVRERDLESMAKEELQKQLVEQVELRKKLEREFQHLKGMGKNNFQDQMKRELSYREEMVQQLQIVRAHDALHHFSCKMLTPRQCTGACSFKSPLLPP; encoded by the exons ATGGAGTCGATGCCCGGACATCTTCGAGACGCTGGACGAGACGCCAGCTCCTCCCCGAGTTTAAAGCAGGACGCACAGGGTTTTTCCAGCCCCAGCTCCCTTAAACCAAACCAAGTGAGTGAGACCTCCCTGTACGGCGTGCCCATCGTTTCCCTGGTCATCGACGGTAAGGAGAGGCTGTGTCTGGCCCAGATTTCTAACACGCTGCTGAAAAACTACAGCTACAACGAGATCCACAACCGCCGCGTTGCCCTGGGCATCACCTGCGTGCAGTGCACCCCCGTCCAGCTGGAGCTCCTGCGGCGCGCGGGGGCCATGCCCATCTCATCCCGGCGCTGCGGCATGATCACCAAGCGAGAGGCCGAGAGACTCTGCAAGTCCTTCCTGGGAGCGCACAGCCCCCCGAAACTACCGGAAAATTTTGCATTTGATGTCTCTCACGAGTGCGCGTGGGGCTGCAGAGGAAGTTTCATTCCGGCCAGATACAACAGCTCCAGAGCGAAGTGCATCAAGTGCACCTTTTGCAGCATGTATTTCTCTCCAAATAAATTCATCTTTCATTCTCATCGCACTCCAGAGTCCAAGTATCTGCAACCGGACGCGGCCAACTTCAACTCATGGAGGCGTCACCTGAAACTGACGGAGAAAGTCCCATCCGAGGATATTAATCACGCGTGGGAGGATGTAAAGGCCATGTTCAATGGGGGCAGCAGAAAGAGGACTTTACCCATGAACGGGGGGTCGGGGATGTCCTCCCCTCTGAAGTCCCAGGCCTCTTCCAGCCTGGCGCAAAGCAGCTCTCCCGAGATCCCCCACAAAACTTTACGGGGCGACCAGGAGCAGGGGAGCAGCAACTTAAGTTTGGGGAGCGGCGCGCGGAGCTATCCAGTTATCCCAGTCCCGAGCAAAAGCTTTGGCATGCTCCAGAAAATCCCCCCTCCCCTGTTCCCCCACCATCCATATGGATTCCCCAGCTATGGGTTCTGTCAGAAAAAGAGCGACGGGGTGCCGGATGCGGCCAAAACCAGCGTCCCCAGCGTCTTCTGGCCGGGCGCGAAGGACACCCTTTACCCAGCTTTTCCCATGTTCTGGCCCGCTGCAGGCGGCCTCCCCATGCCGCCCTACCCGGGCTCTCCTCCCAAACCTCACCTGGAGCTGCCAGGCGTCCGGCAGGGCGAGCTGGACCCGTCAGACCAAAGTAGCGCAAACACACCCAAAGACCTGAACCAGCACCCTCTCCATCATCAGCGGGACGGGGAGGAGCGCAGTCCCGGTTCCTCTTCCGCCAGGAATGAAGAGGGCAGGTCCGGGGACGAGGCCTCCCAGCGGAAAATCAGCTACATCTCTGCGTTCAGGCCCGTCGTCAAGGACGTGGAGACAATCGCCAAACTCTACGGCAGCCGGGACGGCTACGGCGCGCGTCCCGGCTACTTGTCCTCGGACTGCATCAGCGAGAGCTCCAGCTACAGATCGATATCTCCGGACAGGGACAGCGTGGTGGACGACGACGACGAGGCGGACGTGGACGTGGAGTCCAACCGCAGTCCGGACGATGAAGATCCGATCCAGATCTCGCCCGGCGTGGAGCCCCGTGACTCCCCCGCGGCAGACCGGATCTCCTACAGCGCGGAGGAGAGTTATGAGCCGCCAGATGCTCCGAGCCCGGGGGCAGCCGCAGCATCACCGGAGGACCCTGTTCCCACCAGGTCACCAGACGGGAACAGACAGGCGCGCAACGGCTCCCCACCTCATGAA GTGAATAAAAAGGACAGTCACGTGATTTCTTCTTATGGGTCCAAACAATCAAACAGCCCCCGCAGACCCAGCG CTGTTCATCTTCACATATCTGAATTCCAAAATCAGCGCAACGCAGCCTCCATTCAGGAGCCAAAGGACAGACAag GAGGAGCTTTGCGCATCGATATCAGCGTGCGTGAAAGAGATTTGGAGAGCATGGCGAAAG aggagctgcagaagcAGCTGGTGGAGCAGGTGGAGCTCAGGAAGAAGTTGGAGAGGGAATTTCAGCATTTAAAAGGTATGGGAAAAA ATAATTTTCAGGATCAAATGAAGCGTGAGCTGTCCTACAGAGAGGAGATggtccagcagctgcagattgTTCGAG CTCACGACGCCCTTCACCATTTTTCCTGCAAGATGCTCACCCCTCGTCAGTGCACCGGAGCCTGCAGCTTCAAATCCCCGCTGCTGCCTCCATAA